The Bartonella sp. TP genomic sequence GATAGATCGGCGAACTTTTATGTACTAAAGGCTCTAGAGTTTCCTTCAATATTAGTTGAGCTAGGTTATTTGTCGAATAAATCTGACGAATATTTGATAAGAGATGGTAAATGGCAAATGAAAATGGCCCATGCTATGGCAAATGCCATAGAGAAATTTCGTAAATACCGACTTGCTAATTCATCGAATCAACGATAAGCTATGCATATTATGAAATATATAAGCTACATATTTAGCATTATGATAACTATAGGCTTTGTAGGCGTTTGCTTAGCCGCAGTTGTTGTTAATAATACGGTGAAATCTTTGCCGGATTATGCTGTTTTAAAAAATTATCAGCCGGAAGTTATGAGTCGTATCCATGCTTCTAATGGGGAGCTTATAGCAGAGTTTGCTACAAAAAAACGTTTATATTTGCCTATTCAAGCAATACCAAATCGTGTTAAATCTGCTTTTATCTCTGCCGAGGATAAAAATTTTTATAAGCATTTTGGATTAGATCCAGAAGGGCTTGCCCGCGCTGCAATAACCGACATAAAATATCTTTGGATAGGGCGTCGACCAGAGGGCGCCTCTACTATTACTCAACAAGTAGCTAAAAATTTTCTATTAACCCCGGATGCGAGTTTAAAACGAAAAATTAAAGAAGCGGTGTTGGCTATTCATATGGAAAAGGCCTATAGCAAAGATCATATTTTAGAATTATATCTAAACGAGATTTATCTAGGTCGCGGTGCTTATGGTATAGCTGCAGCGGCTCTTACTTATTTTAATAAAGCGGCAGACGAGCTAACAATAGCAGAGGCAGCGTATTTAGCTGCCTTACCAAAAGGGCCACGCAATTACGACCCATTTAAACATCCTGACCGTGCTTTAGCAAGACGCAATTGGGTTATAGATCGTATGGCCGAGAATGGCTATATCTCTGCCAGCCAAGCCCAACAAGAAAAAGCCAAAAGTCTAAGCGTGCATTTACGTGATGATGATAATATTAGCTTTGCTGATGATTATTTTGTAGAAGAAGTACGAAAACAATTATTGGCAAAATATGGGGCTTCTACTTTATATGGCGGTGGCTTATCTGTACGCACTACGTTAAATCCTAATTATCAGCTTGTTGCTCGTAAAGCTTTACAGCAGGGGTTAATTAAATTTGATAAAAACAAAGGATGGCGTGGACCATATAAACATATCGAGTTAAAGAGCGGTTGGCAAGAAACCTTCGCTCAGATACCAGGCGTTAACGATGTGCCAGAATGGCAGCTGGCTGTGGTAACTAAAGTTGGCTCTGATAAAGCACAAATTACCTTGCAACCACATATAGACCTAGCCGGAAAACTAGTCGATTTACAAAAAACTGGTACTATAACTGCTAAAGATGCAAAATGGGCTTATCGTTTATTAGACGCAAAGTCTTTTGCCGTTACGCATGCTGCCGATTTAAAAAATGTGCTTAAAATTGGCGACGTAATTTTTGTAGAGCCTATAAATAAAGACAGCAATGAATTTCAACTATGCCAACTACCAGAAATACAAGGTGCTATGCTAGCTATGAATCCAACTACTGGCCGTATATTAGCGATGGTAGGCGGATTTTCTTTTGCTCAGTCAGAGTTTAACCGAGCAACGCAAGCAGCTAGGCAACCAGGCTCGGCATTTAAGCCTATAGTCTACGCAGCCGCTTTAGACAACGGCTATACACCAGCCTCAGTAGTTTTAGACGGGCCAGTAGAAATTGACCAACAAGATGGCACCGTGTGGAAACCAAAAAATTATGAAGGTGGTTTTTCAGGTCCTTCTACGTTACGCTTTGGTATAGAACACTCACGCAACCTTATGACTGTACGATTAGCAAATGATTTAGGCATGTCAACGGTAGCGGAATATGCCAAGCGCTTTGGGGTGTATGACAATATGCCGCCGTTATTATCTATGTCTCTTGGCGCCGGCGAAACAACATTGCTAAAAATGGTAAAAGCCTATGCAATTATAGCTAATAAAGGTAAGTCTTTGGAGCCAACGCTTATAGATAGAATACAAGACAGATATGGCAAGACCATTTATAAGCATGATCAACGTATTTGTGAAAATTGTAATGCAGATGGGTGGCATAATCAAGAAGAGCCGAAATTGATTGACAATAGAGAGCAAGTTTTAGATCCGATGACAGCTTATCAAATCACATCCATGCTTGAAGGTGTAGTGCAGCGAGGCACGGGGCATAGTTTAAAATATTTAAATAAAAACATTGCCGCTAAAACTGGAACTACAAATGACTCGAAAGATGCTTGGTTCATAGGCTTTACTCCTAATATTGTTGTTGGTGTTTATCTGGGCTATGATCAACCCCGTACGTTAGGTTTTGGCGGCACCGGAGCAGTATTAGCTGCGCCTGTCTTTGGAGATTTTTTTGCTAAAGCTCTGGGGCAGGAGCCGGATGTACCTTTTGAAGTGCCAGCAGGAATGCTGCAGATCCCTATAGACCCCAAAACTGGTATGCGCGTTACCGAAGATGACGAAGATTCTATAATTGAAGACTTTAAACCAGGTACAGGTCCAGCCGACAGTTACGAGGTTATAGGCGGTACAGATATATTTAAAGAAGGGGTGCGGGTACCACCCTTATCTATGCAGGCACAGGATGCTATAGAAAATGGCGAAAGCGGCTTATATTAACATAAGGTCTAAGTAAATGCGGACAGAAACAGAATTATTAATTAAGGAACTTAAACAAGCAATAGATTTGCTGAGGAGGCACCTTTGACTGGGAAAACGCCATAAAAGAATTAGCTAATTTAAACCAACAGCTAGAATTACCAAATTTTTGGGATAATACAGAGCACGCGCAGGCAGTTATGCGCAATCGGCAGATGCTAGAAAATAACATAAATGAGCTGCAGGATTTTGAAAATAGCTTAAATAATTATGTAGAATTAATAGAATTAGCTGAGCAAGAAGGTGATTTAAATCTGGTTGCAGAAGCCGAAGCTGGTCTAAAAGGCCTGCAACAACAACTGAAGGCCAAACAAATCAAAACTCTGTTATCGGGAGAAGCAGATTCTAATGATTCTTATCTTGAAATACATGCAGGCGCAGGCGGCACAGAAAGTCAAGATTGGGCTTCTATGTTGTTACGTATGTATAGTCGCTGGGCTGAAAAGCATGGTATGAAGATACAGCTTTTGGAAATACATGCAGGGGAAGAGGCTGGGATAAAATCTGCCACCATATTAGTAAGTGGGCATAACGCTTACGGAATGCTTAAAACAGAATCAGGTGTGCATCGTTTAGTTCGTATCTCGCCTTTTGACTCTAATGCCAGAAGGCATACGTCTTTTTCTAGCATTTGGGCTTACCCAGTAATTGATGACAATATTACTGTAGAACTTAATGAATCAGAGGTGCGTATTGATACCTATAGAGCTTCTGGTGCTGGTGGACAACACATTAATACGACTGATTCAGCAGTACGCATTACGCATATTAAAACTGGCATTGTTGTGCAATGTCAGGCTGAACGCTCACAACATAGAAACAAAGCTGCTGCCTGGGCTATGTTGCGCTCTCGCTTATACGAGCTAGAGTTACAAAAACGCGAAGAAGAGGCGAATAAAGTACAAAATACTAAAACGGATATAGGATGGGGGCACCAAATTCGTTCTTATGTATTGCAGCCCTATCAATCGATTAAAGATCTACGTACAAATTTTGAAAGTACAAATACAAAGGCCGTGTTAGATGGTGATATAGATGGATTTATTGAAGCTTCCTTGGCTGCTAGAATTTACGAGGCACAATAGATTAACACATGTTTTTTCTTGCCAAAAGAAAGCTTTATAAAACCGTCTTCATTTAAATTTTCTTTGGAAATAACCGTATTTTCATCATTAACTGTATGGTCATTTATTTTAATGGCATCGCCCTTTATATGTCTACGAGCTTCTGAGTTTGAAGTAGCAAAGCCAGCCTTTACAATCAAACTCAGCAAACCAACGGCATTGTTTAATTCACTAGCAGAAACTGTTATGCTAGGCATATTTTTATCTATTTGGCCACCTTCAAAGATATTTTTTGCTGCTTGCGCTGCCTGTTGCGCTGCCTGCTCGCCATGTAGCATGCTAGTTATATGAGTTGCCAAGATTTTTTTTGCTTCATTCAACTCGCCACCATCTAATTTAGCAAAGCGCTCTATTTCTTCTAAGCCCAGCGTTGTATATAATTTGAAGAATTTTATAACATCGCCATCTTCGCAATTACGCCAATATTGCCAAAACTCATATGCAGAACACATATCCTGATTTAGCCAAATTGCACCATTAACGGTTTTACCCATTTTTGCGCCAGAAGATGTGGTTAGCAAAGGAGAGGTTAAGGCGTAAAGCTGCGGCAATTGTAATTTATGGGCTAAATCTATGCCATTTATTATATTGCCCCATTGGTCTGAGCCGCCAAATTGAACGCGTGCATCATATTTTTCGTTAAGTTGTATAAAATCATAGGCTTGCAAAATCATATAATTGAACTCTAAAAAAGACAAAGATTGTTCGCGTTCTAGTCTATTTTTAACACTATCGAAGCTTAGCATACGATTTATAGAAAAATGCTTCCCAATATCGCGCAAAAACTCTACATAATTAATGTTGCCAAGCCACTCTACATTATCTAGTAATAATGCATTATTAGAAAAATCTATATATTTGGCAAAGACTTTTTTTATAGAGGCAATATTATCGTTAATTGCTTGGCGTGTTAATAATTGCCGCGCATTATCTTTAAAAGAAGGGTCTCCTATCAGGCCAGTACCACCACCCATTAATACTATCGGTTTATGCCCAGTTTTTTGTAGCCAGTGCAACATCATAATTTGTAATAAACTGCCTACATGAAGACTCGGTGCCGTTGGGTCAAACCCGATATAGGCTGCAACTTGTTCTTGACAAAACAGCGCATCTAATCCCTCATCATCCGAGATTTGGTAAATAAATCCACGTTCATGCATTACTTGTAAAAAATCTGATCGAAATGTAGCCAAGATCGTCTCCTTAAATCATTTCAATAATTTGTGTTTTTTAGGGACTAGCCCTCCGTCCAAGCGTTTTTGTATATAATTGCCACACGCTTCCATAAGTTGAGGGATATGATCGGTATAAAAGTGGTTTGCTCCTTCTATCATTTTAGAAGCTACAACTATGCCGGATTGACTCTCTAGCGTTTGTATTAATTCCTTAACATAATAAGCCTTAGCTACGCTATCTTCAGTACCACATGCTATAAAACCAGAAGCAGGACAGGGCGCCAAAAAGGAAAAATCGTAAAGCCTGGGTTGTGGTGAGATAATTACAAAGCCTTCTATCTCAGGGCGTCGCATCAATAATTGCATAGCTATCCACGAGCCAAAAGAATAGCCCACAACCCAACAACCCTTATGGTTGTCATTAAACTGCTGGGCCCAGTTCAAGGCCGCGGCGGCATCTGCAAGTTCACCTGGACCATGGTCAAAACTACCCTGGGAACGACCTATGCCACGAAAATTAAAACGCAAAGTAGAAAAGCCATATTCACGAAAAAGGTGATAAATATGATACGTCACAGGATTGTCCATATGCCCGCCAAATAAAGGATGGGCATGCATAATTATAACCAATGGCGCGTTTTTATTATGCCCCGTTCGATAATGGCCCTCTAACCTACCAGCAGCGCCGTTAAATATAACCTCAGGCATAGAGCTACTCCTATCTTCCTAGACAAACCTGTATTAAATATATATGATATTTTTGTTATTTAATAGTTTTTTTTATGCGAAAGGTTATAAAAGCCTATGAAAAATCGCTGCTATCTTGATTATAATGCCAGCTCGCCCTTAGAAGCTGAGGCAAAAGAAGCTTTGGTGGCTAATTTATCTATTTTTGCTAATCCTTCCTCTACCCATAAAGAAGGTCAAAAAGCTAGAGCTGTTTTAGAACAAGCTAGGCGCAATATAGCAGCTTCTGTAAAGGTTTCAGCAGCTAGTGTTGTTTTTACTTCTGGTGCAAGTGAAGCCGCTGCGACATTATTAAATCCTTATTATAAAATCGGACATTCCGAAATTTATTGCTCACATCTATATATTAGCGCCGCTGAGCATAAAACTATACTGGAAGGGGGTAGATTTACAAAAGACAATATATCTGTTTTACCACTACTGCCATCGGGAATTTTAGATAAAGCGGCACTTATAGCCAGGCTTGAGCAGCATGACCACACAAAAGGTATGCCGTTGGTTGCTATACAGGCAGCAAATGGCGAAACAGGTGTAATACAACCTATAAAAACCCTAGCAGAGATTGTGCATAGCCATAAAGGATTATTAATTGTAGATGCTGTACAATATTTAGGCAAGGTTGATATGAACCTTAGTGCCCTTGATGCTGATTTTTCTATAATCTCTGCCCATAAAATTGGCGGTCCTAAGAATATCGGCGCCTTAATTTGCCATAGCGATATTATAACACCGCAGCCATTGATAAAAGGTACTCAAGAATCTGGCCTACGTGGTGGTACGCAATCTATAGCCTTGTGTGCTAGTTTTGCGGCTGCTTTAAAAAAGCGGGAAGATATGATGATAAACACGGATTATATAAACAGGATACAAAATTTGCGTAATTTTTTTGAAGAGGGCCTAGAAAAATTAAGCAGTAATATCAAGCTTCATGGCAAAATGGCTAAGCGCCTTTGCAATACTAGTTTTTTTTCTTTTACCAATATAGAAGCTCAAACAGTGCAAATTGCTCTAGATTTAGCAGGTTTTGCGGTGTCGCGCGGCTCTGCTTGTTCTTCTGGTCGGATAAAGCATAGCGAAATTTTAGCCGCTATGGGCGTAGAAAATTCTATGGGGGCGATCAGAATTTCTATAGGACCAGAAACTACAAAAGAAGATTTATTGGCACTGCTACTATCTATCAAAAGTTTTATTTAAATTCCTAGTCTTGCACAACGCAAAAAAAGCAGTTATTATAATCTTGTATATTAAAGTTAAGTTTTATAATGGAGTGTGGCTGTGCCTGCTGTAGAAGATACAATCCAACAGGTAAAAAATATTGATGTTGATCAATATAAATATGGATTTGAAACTAATATAGAAACAGAAAAAGCTCCAAAAGGGCTGAATGAAGATATAATAAGATACATATCTTCTAAAAAAAATGAACCTGAATGGATGCTGGAAAAACGTCTGGCGGCATATGCCAGATGGTTAGAAATGTCTGAGCCTGAGTGGGCTAAGCTTAATTATAAAAAGGTAAATTTTCAGGATTTATATTATTTTGCGGCCCCGCGTAATCATGTGGCCCCAAAGTCACTAGCCGACGTTGATAGTGAGCTATTGCGCACTTATGAAAAGCTAGGAATTCCCTTGCGCGAGCAAGAGATTTTAGCAGGCGTGCAAGCAAAAGACAGGGTTGCTGTAGACGCTGTTTTTGATTCAGTATCGGTAGTCACAACATTTAAAGAAGAATTGGCTAAAGAGGGGGTAATTTTTTGCTCTTTTTCTGAGGCAGTGCAGAATCATCCAGATTTAGTGCAAAAATATATGGGCTCTGTTGTGCCAGCAGCGGATAATTTTTATTCTGCCTTAAACGCAGCGGTATTCACCGATGGCTCATTTGTTTATATTCCAAAAAATACCCGTTGCCCTATGGAACTTTCTACATATTTTCGTATAAATGAACGAAATACCGGGCAATTTGAACGCACATTAATTATTGCAGAAGAAGGAGCCTATGTTTCATATCTTGAAGGATGCACAGCACCCCAAAGAGATGAACACCAATTACATGCCGCCGTAGTAGAGCTTGTAGCGCTTGAGAATGCAGAAATAAAATATTCTACCGTGCAAAATTGGTATCCCGGAGATAAATCTGGTGCTGGCGGCGTATACAATTTTGTAACAAAGCGTGGAGATTGTCGAGGCAATGGTTCAAAAATTTCCTGGACACAGGTTGAAACAGGCTCGGCAATTACCTGGAAGTACCCTTCATGCTTGCTACGTGGTGATAATAGTCGCGGCGAATTTTACTCTATAGCCGTATCAAATGGCTATCAGCAGATAGATTCGGGCACAAAAATGATACATTTGGGTAAAAATACCTCTAGCCGTATAGTTTCCAAGGGCATTTCGGCAGGATATTCAAATAATACATATAGAGGTAAAGTTTTAGCGCAAAAGAAAGCTTTTAACGCTAGAAATTTTACACAATGTGATAGCTTACTAATTGGCAATAATTGCGGTGCACATACGGTACCTTATATAGAAGCAAAGAATTCTCAGGTGCAATTTGAACATGAGGCAACTACATCAAAAATTTCTGATGAACAGCTTTTTTACGTAACGCAAAGGGGCATTGATGTAGAAGAAGCGATTGCTCTTATCGTTAATGGCTTTGTTAAAGAGGTAATTCAGGAACTGCCTATGGAATTTGCAGTAGAAGCACAAAAGCTTATAGGTATTAGTCTTGAAGGCAGTGTGGGTTAAAGCGAAGAAAAGAGAGTATATTTATGTTAGAGATCAAAAATCTTCATGCAAATATTGCAGAAACTGAGACGCCAATAATTAATGGCCTTAATTTAACGGTTGCTAATGGTGAGGTTGCAGCTATTATGGGGCCAAACGGTGCTGGCAAATCTACTTTATCTTATATAATAGCAGGACATCCTAGTTATGAAGTTACCGAAGGGGATATATTATTTAATAATATTTCCCTATTAGATTTAGAACCAGCTAGCCGTGCGGCTTTAGGAATTTTTCTGGCATTTCAATATCCTTTAGAAATCCCTGGCTTAGCTACTATGGAATTTTTAAAAGTTGCCCTAAACTCGCAGAAAAAAAAGCGTGGTGAAGAGCCTTTGTCTACACCAGAATTTATAAAAGAAGTAAAAGCAGCTGGGGCTGTTTTAGATATAAACATTGATATGCTAAAGCGTGCATTAAATGTTGGCTTTTCTGGCGGCGAAAAAAAGCGCATAGAAATGTTGCAGATGCTTTTATTGCAACCAAAGTTAGGCGTATTAGATGAAACCGACTCTGGCTTAGATATTGACGCTTTAAAAATTGTAGCCCAAGGGGTAAATAGTTTACGGTCCGCTGAACGATCATTTTTAGTAATTACCCATTATCAACGCTTATTAAATTATATCGTGCCTGATACAGTGCATATTTTACATAAAGGTAGGATAATTAAGAGTGGAGACAAAAGCTTAGCATTGCATCTTGAAAAAAATGGCTATGCTGAATTCATTGCTAACGACAAGGGCGCGGCATGATGTGTTTTGAACAACGCAATATGGCTCTGGATTTACTAAAAAAACAAGGGCTACCGACAAAAAAAATCGAAAAATGGCATTATACAGATTTAAAAAACATCTTACCCTCTGATTTATTGCCGCCTGAGCCTAAAAGTTTTTTAGAGCTACCGGTTGTAGAAGATACGGCTGTAATTTTAAAAAATGGAGCTTTACAAAGTCTTCCCAACATCTCGGGAATAATATTTAAAAAACTAGCAAATCGGCAAAGAGAGTTATTGCCAAACGACCCCATAGAGCAAATAAACACCGCTTATATAACAGCAGGTGCAGACATCACTATAGCACAAACGCTTGTAACACCCTTAATTATTAATAATGTTTTTGCTACTGAGCAAACCCATGTAGGCTTTAATATAAATATCAATCCCAATACGAGTGCAACAATTTTAGAGCATCATACAGCGGAAGTAGGTAATGCCCTTGCAACTAGCATATCAGAGCTTTTAATTGCAGAGAATGCAATAGTAAATTACATAATTTTGCATAATCATCCTATTTTTAATATTGAATTACAACAGTTTAATGCCAGAATAAAAGCTGGGGGGCAGTTAAACTTATATGTAATAAATATAGGCTCTTGCGCTAAATTGCGCCGTCAGGAATTAAATATTTCTATTTTAGAAGAAAATGCAAATTTTCAACTACGTAGTGTAAATTTGCTCGACAAAAAGGCCCATAATGACATAGTAATGAATGTGAATCATATAGCCCCCAATACGCAATCAAAAGAATTACTAAGAAATGTAGTACGGGATGAGGCATTTGGCGCATTTCAAGGCATGATAAAAGTAGCCCAGCAAGCGCAAAAAACTGACGCGAAAATGAGCTGTAACACGCTTTTGCTCTCTGACAATGCAAGCTTTAGCGCAAAGCCAGAGTTAGAAATTTTTGCTGATGATGTTGCATGCGGCCATGGAGCAACAATAGCACCATTGAACAAGGATCTTTTATTTTATCTAAATGCTCGAGGCATAAAGGAAGAAGAAGCTCGCGCTCTTCTTATCAAAAGTTTTATCCAAGAACTTATAGCTGAAGATCCGCAAGTCGAAGAATTAGTTAGCACACACATACATAGCTGGACAGAAAAATTAGCGAGCAATGATGTTTGACATACAAAAAGTTCGGGCTGATTTTCCAGCATTGGAACAAAAAATTTATGGTAATAGGCTGGCCTATTTAGATAGTGCCGCGTCTGCACAGAAACCCAAAGCAGTGATTGAATCTATTACCCTGGGGCTGAGTGCTAATTACGCCAATGTTCATCGCGGGCTACATTTTTTGGCAAATGAAGCTACAGAGGCTTATGAAACAGCGCGTATTACAGTAAAAAAATTTTTAAATGCAAGCCAAGAAGATGAAATTATTTTTGTAAAAAATGCAACCGAAGCCATAAATTTAGTAGCATATAGTTGGGGCATGAAAAATCTAAAATCTGGTGATGAAATTTTATTGTCCAGCCTAGAGCATCATGCAAATATAGTACCATGGCATTTTTTGCGGGAGAGACTTGGCGTTGAGTTAAAATTCGTACCCCTAAATAGTGAAGGAAATTTTGATTTACCAGAATTTGAAAAAGCGATAAGTAAAAAAACCAAACTTTTAGCTATTAGCCATATGTCGAATGTTACAGGCGAAATTTTACCAATTGAAGCAATTATAAAAAAAGCTAAAGCTTATGATCTTCCGGTTCTTGTAGATGGTTCACAAGCCGTAGTACATAAGCAAGTTGATGTACAGGCACTTGGCTGTGACTGGTACGTTTTCACTGGTCATAAGCTTTATGGTCCTACAGGCATTGGTGTGTTATATGGCAAAAAAGAGCGTTTAGAGGATATGCCACCTTTTTTAGGTGGTGGGGAAATGATAGCAGAAGTTACTACCAGTTCTGTAAGCTATAATGTACCGCCCTTTAGGTTTGAGGCGGGAACGCCACCAATAATTGAAGCGATAGGGCTAACAGCAGCTATTACTTATGTAGAAAGCCTAGGCTATGATTCTATAGCAAATTATGAAAAAGAACTAAGCTTGTACGCCAAGGAAGCTTTAAGCGCTATAAAGGACTTGTCTTTTTACGGAGCAGTGGAATTAAAACATGGCATTTTTTCATTCAATTTAAAAAATATTCATCCCCATGATCTAGCTACATATTTAGATAGAAAAGGGGTAGCCATACGAGCGGGCACGCACTGCGCTCAGCCTTTATTATCTATCTTTGGCATAACCGCCTGCGCCAGGGCTTCATTAGCCCTGTATAGCAACAAAGCAGATATAGATCAACTAATTACAGCGCTTGACCAAGCAAAAAGGTTTTTTGATGGAAAGTGAAGAAACGCAATTAACAAAAGACATAATAGCAGCACTCAAGACCGTTTACGATCCAGAAATTCCGGTAGATGTATATGAATTAGGCCTAATATACAAAGTGGATATCGAAGAAGGAAATGTAATTAAAATTTTAATGACGTTAACGGCACCAAATTGCCCCGTAGCTGGCGATTTGCCAAAATGGGTAGAAGACGCGGTAAGCGCCGTTGAAGGTGTGCAAATGGCTGAGGTTACCCTAACCTTTACACCGCCTTGGACCAAAGATCTGATGTCAGAAGAAGCGCAGATAGCTCTGAATTATTATTGATAGATGCAAAAAATAGTTGCAATTTAAACTTAATCTGGTTATGGTTAACGCTTATAATTTAAATAATATTTGAACTTTGGGTAGTATATGTATGATAACCAAAAAAAATATGTTTGCGTTAATTACTTCTTTTTGCCTTGCTTTAAGCGGATGTGCACAGCATGGAAGTTTTTCGACGCTTGGCGGTAAAAGCTCTGGGGAATATTTTAGAGAATCAAAATATGGAACAAAAGCCAGCCCACGGGTGGGTGTATCGGCAGATAAGGTTGCCCAGGCTAATTATGTAAAACTTGGCAAGCCATATAAAGTTCATGGCAAATGGTATTATCCCCGTAAAAAATATACCAATTACACGCAGATTGGAAAAGCCTCTTGGTATGGTGCGGCCTTTCAAGGCAGGCTAACAGCAAATGGCGAAGTATATGACATGAATTCACTTTCGGCTGCGCATCCGACTATGCCTTTGCCTAGCTATGTTAGAGTCACAAATCTTAGCAACGGATCGTCGATAATTGTACGCGTGAATGACCGTGGTCCCTATGTTTCAAGCCGAATTATAGATTTGTCTAAACGGGCGGCAGAATTATTAGATTATAAAGACAACGGTTTAGCGCAAGTAAAAATCCAGTATATTGGCCTAGCGCCTTTACATACAAACGACAATAGCTATCTTATAGCTTCTTATCGCGCTGGCGGCTACAATCAGAATCGTACTATGGTAGCGAAAAAAGATCTAAGCGAGCATAAGGATAATATGCTAGCCATGCTGCCAGAATTTGGACCTGTATTACAATTTAAGCATTTGTAAAAATATTATAAATATAGCAGAGAGCTTTTTATTTTGCTGCTCTGCTATATTTATATGTACAAATGTTACTAGCCATACAAATATTATTTTGCATATTATTATTTTTTGATACAGCTCTTGCAAAAAAGCATGTGATGCCGCCGCCTGAGCCTGTGGATTCAGTTTTTGTACTGGATAATGATAGCAATAGTGCACTTTATGAAAATAATTCAGATAAAATTATAGCACCCGCATCCATGGCCAAGCTTATGACCGCGGCTATAGTCTTTGACGCATTAGCAAATAAAAAAATCAGCCCCGAGCAAGAGCTTACCGTAACACATGAAGCTTGGATAAATGGCGGTGCGCCGAGCGGTGCTTCAACAATGTTTGCTAAATTAAATTCACAAATCTCTGTTAGCAATTTATTACATGGCTTAATCATAGATAATGCTAATGATGCTGCTTTAATGCTAAGTCAATTGATAGCTGGAGATCAAGAGCAATTCGCAAAGCTCATGAATATTAAAGCAAAGCAGATAGGATTGCGCTTTACTTCTTTTACAAATGCCACCGGATTACCGCAGCCTGGTAGCCAGCAAACTACTAACGTCAAGGATTTAGTACTTTTGCTACAATATGTCATTAAGCACTATCCCAGCTATGTAGCTATAGCACAGCAACCAAGCTTCAGTTGGAATAATATTACCCAACATAACAAAAACCCATTGTTGAATAAAGCCGGAACAGATATAAAAATATTGGGTGGAGCTACTGGCTACACTAAAAATGAAGGCTATGCTATGGTGGCATGCATACAAAAAGGCCAACGCATCGTTTACATAGCCCTTGCGAATGCTCCCAGCGGTGCAGCAAGATTGCATCGAGCTATTGAGCTTACCAATATGGCTTTTAATGATTACCAAGAAAAATTACTATACACCCCAAGCCAAACTATAATTGAGTTGCCAATTTATGGCGGTGTAATAGATAAAATAGAAGCTACACCAAACGAGAATTTGGTAGCACTAATAGATAAAGAAAATAAGCATCCAACAGCAATAAAATTAATATATAAAATACCAGTTTTAGCACCGATTCAA encodes the following:
- the prfB gene encoding peptide chain release factor 2 (programmed frameshift), which codes for MRTETELLIKELKQAIDLLRRHLDWENAIKELANLNQQLELPNFWDNTEHAQAVMRNRQMLENNINELQDFENSLNNYVELIELAEQEGDLNLVAEAEAGLKGLQQQLKAKQIKTLLSGEADSNDSYLEIHAGAGGTESQDWASMLLRMYSRWAEKHGMKIQLLEIHAGEEAGIKSATILVSGHNAYGMLKTESGVHRLVRISPFDSNARRHTSFSSIWAYPVIDDNITVELNESEVRIDTYRASGAGGQHINTTDSAVRITHIKTGIVVQCQAERSQHRNKAAAWAMLRSRLYELELQKREEEANKVQNTKTDIGWGHQIRSYVLQPYQSIKDLRTNFESTNTKAVLDGDIDGFIEASLAARIYEAQ
- a CDS encoding penicillin-binding protein 1A, coding for MKYISYIFSIMITIGFVGVCLAAVVVNNTVKSLPDYAVLKNYQPEVMSRIHASNGELIAEFATKKRLYLPIQAIPNRVKSAFISAEDKNFYKHFGLDPEGLARAAITDIKYLWIGRRPEGASTITQQVAKNFLLTPDASLKRKIKEAVLAIHMEKAYSKDHILELYLNEIYLGRGAYGIAAAALTYFNKAADELTIAEAAYLAALPKGPRNYDPFKHPDRALARRNWVIDRMAENGYISASQAQQEKAKSLSVHLRDDDNISFADDYFVEEVRKQLLAKYGASTLYGGGLSVRTTLNPNYQLVARKALQQGLIKFDKNKGWRGPYKHIELKSGWQETFAQIPGVNDVPEWQLAVVTKVGSDKAQITLQPHIDLAGKLVDLQKTGTITAKDAKWAYRLLDAKSFAVTHAADLKNVLKIGDVIFVEPINKDSNEFQLCQLPEIQGAMLAMNPTTGRILAMVGGFSFAQSEFNRATQAARQPGSAFKPIVYAAALDNGYTPASVVLDGPVEIDQQDGTVWKPKNYEGGFSGPSTLRFGIEHSRNLMTVRLANDLGMSTVAEYAKRFGVYDNMPPLLSMSLGAGETTLLKMVKAYAIIANKGKSLEPTLIDRIQDRYGKTIYKHDQRICENCNADGWHNQEEPKLIDNREQVLDPMTAYQITSMLEGVVQRGTGHSLKYLNKNIAAKTGTTNDSKDAWFIGFTPNIVVGVYLGYDQPRTLGFGGTGAVLAAPVFGDFFAKALGQEPDVPFEVPAGMLQIPIDPKTGMRVTEDDEDSIIEDFKPGTGPADSYEVIGGTDIFKEGVRVPPLSMQAQDAIENGESGLY
- the tyrS gene encoding tyrosine--tRNA ligase, which produces MATFRSDFLQVMHERGFIYQISDDEGLDALFCQEQVAAYIGFDPTAPSLHVGSLLQIMMLHWLQKTGHKPIVLMGGGTGLIGDPSFKDNARQLLTRQAINDNIASIKKVFAKYIDFSNNALLLDNVEWLGNINYVEFLRDIGKHFSINRMLSFDSVKNRLEREQSLSFLEFNYMILQAYDFIQLNEKYDARVQFGGSDQWGNIINGIDLAHKLQLPQLYALTSPLLTTSSGAKMGKTVNGAIWLNQDMCSAYEFWQYWRNCEDGDVIKFFKLYTTLGLEEIERFAKLDGGELNEAKKILATHITSMLHGEQAAQQAAQAAKNIFEGGQIDKNMPSITVSASELNNAVGLLSLIVKAGFATSNSEARRHIKGDAIKINDHTVNDENTVISKENLNEDGFIKLSFGKKKHVLIYCAS
- a CDS encoding alpha/beta hydrolase is translated as MPEVIFNGAAGRLEGHYRTGHNKNAPLVIIMHAHPLFGGHMDNPVTYHIYHLFREYGFSTLRFNFRGIGRSQGSFDHGPGELADAAAALNWAQQFNDNHKGCWVVGYSFGSWIAMQLLMRRPEIEGFVIISPQPRLYDFSFLAPCPASGFIACGTEDSVAKAYYVKELIQTLESQSGIVVASKMIEGANHFYTDHIPQLMEACGNYIQKRLDGGLVPKKHKLLK